From Elephas maximus indicus isolate mEleMax1 chromosome 25, mEleMax1 primary haplotype, whole genome shotgun sequence, the proteins below share one genomic window:
- the LOC126067645 gene encoding olfactory receptor 5D18-like has product MLLSERNKITATFTLLGFSDYPELQVPLFLVFLTIYSLTVVGNLGMIVIIKINPKLHTPMYFILSHLSFVDFCYSSIIAPKMLGNLVVEDRTISFLECVVQYFLFCTFAVTESFLLAVMAYDSFVAICKPLLYTVAMFQGLCAMLVAGSYAWGIVCSLILACSALKLSFHGSNTINHFFCEFSSLLSLSCSDTSLSLLLLFIFATFNVVSTLLIILTSYVFIVVIILKMSSASGRCKTFSTCASHLTAITIFHGTVLFLYCVPNSKNSRHTIKVASVFYTVVIPMLNPLIYSLRNKDVKNTVSKIMDTKVFSH; this is encoded by the coding sequence ATGTTACTGtcagagagaaataaaatcaCTGCCACATTCACTCTTTTGGGCTTCTCAGATTACCCAGAACTGCAGGTTCCCCTCTTCTTGGTATTTCTGACCATCTACAGTCTCACTGTTGTAGGGAATCTTGGGATGATTGTAATCATCAAAATTAACCCCAAactgcacacccccatgtactttatTCTCAGCCACCTCTCATTTGTGGATTTCTGCTATTCCTCTATCATTGCTCCCAAGATGCTGGGGAACTTAGTTGTAGAAGACAGAACCATTTCATTTTTAGAATGTGTAGTGCAATACTTTCTCTTTTGTACCTTTGCAGTGACTGAATCCTTTCTATTAGCTGTAATGGCCTATGACAGCTTTGTGGCCATTTGCAAACCTCTGCTCTACACAGTTGCCATGTTCCAGGGACTCTGTGCTATGCTGGTGGCAGGATCATATGCGTGGGGAATAGTATGTTCCTTGATACTCGCATGCTCTGCTTTGAAATTATCTTTTCATGGTTCCAACACAATCAATCACTTCTTCTGTGagttctcctcacttctctccctttcttgctCTGATACTTCTCTCAGCCTGTTGTTGCTTTTCATCTTTGCTACTTTTAATGTGGTGAGTACGTTACTCATCATTCTTACTTCTTATGTGTTTATTGTTGTCATCATCTTGAAAATGAGTTCAGCCAGTGGGCGTTGTAAGACATTCTCTACCTGTGCCTCTCATCTGACTGCCATCACCATCTTCCATGGCACCGTCCTCTTCCTCTACTGTGTGCCCAACTCCAAAAACTCCAGGCACACCATCAAAGTAGCCTCTGTGTTTTACACAGTggtgatccccatgttgaatcccttgatctacagtctgaggaataaggatgtcaagAATACAGTCAGCAAGATAATGGACACTAAAGTCTTTTCTCATTGA